One genomic region from Biomphalaria glabrata chromosome 7, xgBioGlab47.1, whole genome shotgun sequence encodes:
- the LOC106077340 gene encoding uncharacterized protein LOC106077340 — translation MATSPVNFVSNFTTYETLTPTLFLNSAYVNKRKMKEAQIPLITSSDLSTSALEPAKCALQGTAHTLPGMRHNTLNRGDTSRKAEKIYSQRGETRNSPPCGSDTDDENVVSSTDPTVLAQSENKRASPMKSSKSPPVRDFLWRPVSLDDEEKAPLEVQEADPGCPCDDPKQAAFGRDASKVDFNRNAIYDDSYLIYRTHKGMSPHHATSHKDTSEDASVASLLEPNKIPERSSSSSTKRCIMDSSCSDSFPVNNVKRSRVESSQNDSGYLSHNDSGYVPSHSPCYISNKSPRKSNVSKWTELDTTSSMSSSEHNAKEDILKSLRYHPSVQLEIAKRYKEGESQEDIVKFQSDCHFDRNHLAVEKPAYCPETIDSRDIKQKKMASPIDDKYVPFSRSPLRSAETIRYDAHSKSHSQISQDVKPLHINVLEEFKGQNFYPKVKNEAAVNVHNALRADVTRNSFPKQSEPLNVPEITLTPPWSPVSQVGLYPHPALTHYYMKLLHQAQSLHPTVHHHIHPALQHPLHPSLYTAAVLSHPTFQPYSILDSAFTKSVLHKASPIAVHPSAFYFPTALRSFPASQQVPGLMEKLDHSHKPALRRTDLSIPSPTMERNTFLRTHAFSFHKGSSSLSPTSPTCMTSPSSTSSSDCGSISGFNCRSSNPTAPKASGKSLEEAGISVEKLFPPREAPTPAVLKRGDRDSEQVRFNCESCNKSYSTLSGLSKHKQFHCATHVKKEFTCKHCDKTYVSLGALKMHIRTHTLPCKCHVCGKAFSRPWLLQGHIRTHTGEKPFRCNHCGRAFADRSNLRAHLQTHTDVKRYSCKSCSKTFSRMSLLTKHEDSCPVSVL, via the exons ATGGCAACAAGTCCAGTCAATTTTGTCAGCA atTTTACAACGTATGAAACCTTGACCCCGACCTTGTTTTTGAACTCAGCATAtgtgaataaaagaaaaatgaaggAGGCACAGATCCCACTGATTACGTCATCAGACTTGTCTACGTCTGCTTTGGAACCTGCTAAATGCGCACTCCAAGGTACAGCGCATACATTGCCAGGAATGAGACACAATACCCTGAACAGAGGTGACACCTCTCGCAAAGCTGAAAAAATATACTCCCAAAGGGGGGAGACTAGAAACAGTCCACCCTGTGGATCCGACACGGACGATGAGAATGTGGTTTCTTCCACTGACCCCACCGTATTGGCCCAATCTGAGAATAAGAGGGCGTCGCCTATGAAATCTTCCAAATCCCCGCCAGTAAGAGACTTTCTCTGGCGCCCAGTGTCGCTTGATGACGAGGAAAAGGCGCCTTTAGAAGTCCAGGAGGCGGATCCAGGTTGTCCTTGCGATGACCCGAAGCAAGCTGCCTTTGGCCGAGATGCTTCGAAAGTAGATTTCAACAGAAACGCCATTTATGATGATAGCTATCTGATATACCGGACCCATAAAGGCATGTCACCGCATCATGCGACCTCACATAAAGATACATCAGAAGACGCAAGTGTAGCTTCTTTATTAGAGCCAAATAAAATTCCCGAAAGAAGCTCCTCTTCTAGCACTAAGCGCTGCATAATGGACTCATCCTGCAGTGACTCTTTTCCTGTCAATAATGTCAAGAGAAGCAGGGTAGAGAGTAGCCAAAACGACAGTGGCTACCTTTCCCACAATGACAGTGGCTACGTGCCATCTCACTCTCCTTGTTACATATCCAATAAATCGCCCAGGAAATCCAATGTCTCTAAATGGACAGAGCTTGACACGACTTCCAGTATGTCTTCCAGCGAACACAACGCTAAGGAAGATATATTGAAATCACTTCGGTATCATCCCAGCGTACAGCTCGAGATTGCTAAGAGATACAAAGAGGGCGAATCTCAAGAAGACATTGTTAAGTTTCAGTCTGATTGTCACTTTGATAGAAATCACTTAGCAGTTGAAAAACCTGCTTATTGTCCAGAAACCATTGACTCTAGGGACATCAAACAGAAAAAGATGGCTTCACCAATAGATGATAAATATGTACCATTTTCTAGATCTCCATTAAGATCAGCAGAGACTATCAGATATGATGCTCACAGTAAAAGCCACTCACAGATCTCCCAAGACGTCAAACCTCTGCATATCAATGTGCTTGAAGAGTTCAAAGGTCAGAATTTTTATCCAAAAGTGAAAAACGAGGCAGCAGTTAACGTCCACAATGCACTGCGGGCTGACGTCACGCGTAATTCTTTCCCGAAGCAGTCGGAGCCTCTGAATGTTCCGGAAATCACGCTGACACCACCATGGTCTCCCGTTTCTCAGGTAGGACTGTATCCCCACCCTGCATTGACCCATTATTACATGAAGCTTCTCCACCAAGCCCAGAGTCTTCACCCGACTGTTCACCACCACATTCACCCCGCACTCCAGCATCCACTGCACCCATCCTTATACACCGCCGCTGTCCTCAGTCACCCTACATTCCAGCCGTACTCCATACTCGACTCAGCATTTACCAAGTCAGTTCTGCACAAGGCGTCTCCCATAGCAGTTCACCCTTCCGCTTTTTACTTTCCTACAGCGCTGCGTTCCTTTCCGGCATCACAGCAAGTGCCAGGACTAATGGAGAAACTGGACCACAGTCACAAGCCAGCACTACGTAGAACAGACCTGAGCATACCATCTCCAACTATGGAACGTAACACTTTTCTCAGAACGCATGCGTTTTCCTTTCACAAGGGAAGCTCTTCATTATCTCCCACATCACCGACCTGCATGACTTCTCCATCCAGTACATCCAGCAGTGACTGTGGCTCCATCTCCGGCTTCAACTGCCGCAGCAGCAATCCAACCGCGCCCAAAGCATCAGGCAAGTCACTGGAAGAGGCCGGTATCTCCGTTGAGAAGCTGTTCCCGCCCAGAGAAGCACCAACCCCTGCGGTTCTCAAGCGAGGAGACAGAGACTCTGAGCAGGTCAGGTTTAACTGTGAATCATGCAACAAGAGCTACAGTACTCTGAGCGGCCTCAGCAAACATAAACAGTTCCACTGCGCCACCCACGTGAAGAAAGAGTTTACGTGTAAGCACTGCGACAAGACCTACGTCTCCCTGGGCGCCCTGAAAATGCACATTCGAACCCACACCCTCCCGTGCAAGTGTCACGTGTGCGGGAAAGCGTTTTCCAGGCCGTGGCTACTTCAAGGACATATTCGGACTCATACCGGAGAGAAGCCTTTCCGGTGTAACCACTGCGGACGAGCTTTTGCTGATAGATCCAACTTGAGGGCTCATCTTCAGACGCACACTGATGTCAAGAGGTACAGCTGCAAGAGCTGCAGCAAAACTTTTTCTAGAATGTCTTTGTTGACAAAACATGAAGACAGCTGCCCAGTCAGTGTATTGTAA